A part of Synechococcus sp. KORDI-49 genomic DNA contains:
- the alaS gene encoding alanine--tRNA ligase, which produces MAAAASSSSAASVPRSGEEIRAAFLNFYAERGHAVIASASLIPEDPTVLLTIAGMLPFKPVFLGQRERPAPRATSSQKCIRTNDIENVGRTARHHTFFEMLGNFSFGDYFKQQAIEWAWELSTKVYGIDPKNLVVSVFREDDEAEQIWRDVVGVNPKRIIRMDEADNFWASGPTGPCGPCSEIYYDFKPELGDAGIDLEDDDRFIEFYNLVFMQYNRDAEGTLTPLANRNIDTGMGLERMAQILQKVPNNYETDLIFPLIQAAADLAGVDYHQLDDKGKTSLKVIGDHSRAVTQLICDGVTASNLGRGYILRRLLRRVVRHGRLLGIDKPFLVTMGEAAIALLKGAHPSVIERQEVILAELQREEARFLETLERGEKLLSEVLAGKPVQISGAQAFELYDTYGFPLELTQEIAEEHGLSVDLAGFEAAMQEQRQRAKAAAVSLDLTLQDAIEQVAADQEPTAFRGYAVLEHPSCVQALVVNGEPATTASAGDAVQIVLDTTPFYGEGGGQVGDRGVLSGADLIVAIESVSRTRDVFVHAGRLERGQLSLGDTVHAQVDRACRRRAQANHTATHLLQAALKQVVDPGIGQAGSLVDFDRLRFDFHCPSAVSPEQLAQIETLINGWIAEAHGLEVQEMAIDQAKAAGAVAMFGEKYADVVRVVDVPGVSMELCGGTHVANTAEIGLFKIVAESGVAAGIRRIEAVAGPAVLAYLNERDAVVKQLGDRFKAQPSEIVERVSALQEELKATGKALAAAQAELAVAKAGALAAKAEPVGEFQLLVERLDGVDGAGLQGAAQSLADQLGDGAAVVLGGLPDPSDLGKVILVAAFGKQVIAAQLQAGKFIGGIAKLCGGGGGGRPNLAQAGGRDGSALTDALAKARSELEAGLQS; this is translated from the coding sequence ATGGCTGCCGCCGCTTCGTCGTCCTCAGCAGCGTCTGTGCCCCGCAGTGGTGAGGAGATCAGGGCAGCGTTTCTCAACTTCTACGCCGAGCGTGGTCACGCCGTGATCGCGAGCGCATCGCTGATTCCCGAGGACCCCACGGTCCTGCTCACCATCGCCGGGATGCTTCCGTTCAAGCCGGTGTTCCTCGGGCAGCGGGAGCGGCCGGCGCCGCGGGCCACCAGCAGTCAGAAGTGCATCCGTACGAACGACATCGAAAACGTTGGCCGTACAGCCCGGCATCACACGTTCTTCGAAATGCTGGGCAACTTCTCCTTCGGCGATTACTTCAAGCAGCAGGCGATTGAGTGGGCCTGGGAGCTGAGCACCAAGGTCTACGGCATCGACCCCAAGAACCTGGTGGTGAGCGTCTTCCGGGAGGACGACGAGGCCGAGCAGATCTGGCGCGATGTGGTGGGGGTGAACCCCAAGCGGATCATCCGCATGGACGAGGCCGACAACTTCTGGGCGTCTGGCCCGACGGGCCCCTGCGGCCCCTGTTCGGAGATCTATTACGACTTCAAGCCCGAGCTGGGCGATGCCGGCATCGATCTTGAGGACGACGACCGCTTCATCGAGTTCTACAACCTGGTGTTCATGCAGTACAACCGCGACGCTGAGGGCACCCTCACGCCGCTGGCCAACCGCAACATCGACACCGGCATGGGTCTGGAGCGGATGGCTCAGATCCTGCAGAAGGTTCCCAACAACTACGAAACCGATCTGATCTTTCCGCTGATCCAGGCGGCCGCTGATCTGGCGGGGGTCGACTACCACCAGCTCGACGACAAGGGCAAGACGTCGTTGAAAGTGATCGGCGATCACAGCCGTGCTGTGACGCAGCTGATTTGTGATGGCGTCACCGCCAGCAACCTCGGCCGCGGCTACATCCTGCGGCGGCTGTTGCGCCGGGTGGTGCGTCATGGCCGCCTCCTGGGCATCGACAAGCCCTTCTTGGTCACCATGGGGGAAGCGGCGATTGCCTTGCTGAAGGGGGCCCACCCCAGCGTGATTGAGCGGCAGGAGGTGATTCTGGCCGAACTCCAACGGGAGGAGGCTCGTTTCCTCGAGACCTTGGAGCGCGGTGAGAAGCTGCTGTCTGAGGTGCTGGCTGGCAAGCCTGTGCAGATCAGCGGCGCTCAGGCCTTCGAGCTTTACGACACCTATGGCTTCCCGCTGGAGCTCACCCAGGAGATCGCCGAGGAGCATGGGCTCTCGGTGGACCTTGCTGGATTCGAGGCCGCCATGCAGGAACAGCGGCAGAGAGCCAAGGCCGCAGCCGTGAGCCTTGATCTCACCCTCCAGGATGCGATCGAGCAGGTGGCAGCGGACCAGGAGCCCACGGCATTTCGGGGCTATGCGGTGCTGGAGCACCCCAGCTGCGTGCAGGCCCTGGTGGTGAACGGCGAGCCGGCCACGACGGCCTCTGCCGGAGATGCGGTGCAGATCGTGTTGGACACCACGCCCTTCTACGGGGAGGGTGGCGGTCAGGTGGGGGATCGCGGCGTCCTCAGCGGTGCTGATCTGATCGTGGCGATCGAGTCGGTGAGTCGCACGCGGGACGTGTTTGTTCATGCCGGCCGACTCGAACGCGGTCAGCTGTCGCTGGGGGACACCGTCCATGCTCAGGTGGACCGCGCCTGTCGTCGTCGTGCCCAGGCGAATCACACGGCGACCCATCTGCTGCAGGCCGCCCTCAAGCAGGTGGTGGATCCAGGCATCGGTCAGGCCGGTTCTCTGGTGGACTTCGATCGACTCCGCTTCGACTTCCATTGCCCGAGTGCGGTCTCCCCTGAGCAGCTGGCTCAGATCGAGACCCTGATCAACGGTTGGATCGCGGAGGCTCACGGCCTCGAGGTGCAGGAGATGGCGATCGATCAGGCCAAGGCGGCTGGTGCTGTGGCGATGTTCGGCGAGAAATATGCCGATGTGGTGCGTGTCGTCGATGTGCCCGGGGTGTCGATGGAGCTCTGCGGCGGCACCCATGTGGCCAACACCGCTGAGATCGGGCTGTTCAAGATCGTGGCGGAGAGCGGTGTGGCCGCCGGTATTCGCCGGATCGAAGCCGTTGCTGGCCCAGCCGTGCTCGCTTATCTGAATGAGCGTGATGCGGTGGTGAAGCAGCTGGGGGATCGCTTCAAGGCCCAGCCCAGTGAGATCGTCGAACGGGTGAGTGCTCTGCAGGAGGAGCTCAAAGCCACTGGCAAGGCGCTGGCCGCGGCTCAGGCCGAGCTGGCGGTGGCCAAGGCCGGTGCTCTGGCTGCCAAGGCTGAGCCCGTGGGCGAGTTCCAGCTGCTGGTGGAACGCCTCGACGGCGTGGATGGTGCCGGACTGCAGGGGGCGGCCCAGAGCCTGGCTGATCAGCTCGGGGATGGTGCTGCCGTGGTGCTTGGCGGACTGCCCGACCCCTCCGATCTGGGCAAGGTGATTCTGGTGGCGGCCTTCGGCAAGCAGGTGATCGCTGCCCAGCTGCAGGCGGGCAAATTCATCGGCGGCATCGCCAAACTCTGCGGCGGCGGCGGCGGCGGTCGCCCGAACCTGGCCCAGGCGGGAGGCCGCGATGGATCAGCCCTGACCGATGCTCTCGCCAAGGCTCGATCGGAGCTCGAAGCAGGCCTTCAGTCCTGA
- a CDS encoding DEAD/DEAH box helicase encodes MSLLHATWLPAIRSSTSSGQPALLVWADTWRVATPAGPGLTPALHPFTLASEDLKAWLQERDLLPDGSIDATACLTLPSRTVKPRKSRSKTDEPIDEETTGWTGLPMQAGEPIPKQTEWWPWQVEGLAVEPSAATDWLSRLPLSGHHPDLADELRWWSHLQRWALSLVARGRWIPQMELSKGEGYPHRARWVPLLNREEDRRRLEDLAASLPLVATCALPWREPMGRRSNRMTRLRPEAMRAANPVACCRPRSGRLRVATLLEDLVDAQLRKDFRPSGDGLDPLLTLWQDALASSTGVVEVSDEEAERLSSASLHWREGIAGDVAAARTCLELNTPSDGEDLWELRFGLQAEADPSLKLPAAAAWASGADTLQLGEVKVDQPGEVLLEGLGRALSVFPPIERGLDTATPETMQLTPAEAFVLVRTAARQLRDAGVGVDLPPSLSGGLASRLGLAIKAELPERSSGFTLGESLDWSWDLMIGGVTLTLRELERLSNKRSPLVRHKGAWIELRPNDLRNAERFCGASTDLSLDDALRLTAAEGELMMRLPVHQFDAGPRLQAVLEQYHQQKAPDPLPAPEGFCGQLRPYQERGLGWLAFLHRFDQGACLADDMGLGKTIQLLAFLQHLKAEQELKRPVLLVAPTSVLTNWKREAEAFTPELTVQEHYGPRRPSTPATLHKALKDVDLVLTSYGLLQRDSELLDSQDWQGVVIDEAQAIKNPSAKQSQAARDLARPSKSNRFRIALTGTPVENRVSELWALMDFLNPRVLGEEDFFRQRYRMPIERYGDMASLRDLKARVGPFILRRLKTDKSIISDLPEKVELSEWVGLSREQKSLYSKTVEDTLDAIARAPRGQRHGQVLGLLTRLKQICNHPALALREDAVDDGFLGRSAKLQRMEEILDEVIEAGDRALLFTQFAEWGHLLRAWMQQRWKAEVPFLHGGTRKSERQAMVDRFQEDPRGPQLFLLSLKAGGVGLNLTRASHVFHVDRWWNPAVENQATDRAYRIGQTNRVMVHKFITSGSVEEKIDRMIREKSRLAEDVIGSGEDWLGSLAGDQLRDLVALDDT; translated from the coding sequence ATGAGCCTGCTGCACGCCACCTGGCTTCCCGCCATCCGCTCATCCACCAGTTCAGGGCAGCCGGCCCTGCTGGTGTGGGCTGACACGTGGCGCGTGGCGACTCCGGCGGGACCGGGCCTGACTCCTGCCCTGCATCCGTTCACCCTCGCCAGCGAAGACCTCAAGGCCTGGTTGCAGGAGCGGGATCTGCTGCCCGACGGCAGCATCGACGCCACGGCTTGCCTCACCTTGCCCAGCCGCACGGTGAAACCCCGCAAAAGCCGCAGCAAGACAGACGAGCCGATCGATGAAGAGACGACGGGCTGGACCGGCCTCCCGATGCAGGCGGGAGAACCGATCCCGAAACAGACGGAATGGTGGCCTTGGCAGGTGGAGGGTCTGGCGGTGGAGCCGTCCGCTGCCACGGACTGGCTCTCTCGACTGCCCCTGTCCGGTCATCATCCCGACCTGGCCGATGAACTGCGCTGGTGGAGCCATCTGCAGCGGTGGGCCCTGAGCCTGGTGGCCCGTGGCCGCTGGATTCCGCAGATGGAGCTGAGCAAGGGCGAGGGGTACCCCCACCGAGCCCGCTGGGTGCCCCTGCTCAACCGGGAGGAGGATCGGCGACGACTGGAGGATCTCGCCGCCAGCCTGCCCCTGGTGGCCACCTGCGCTCTTCCCTGGAGGGAACCGATGGGGCGGCGCAGCAATCGCATGACGCGGCTGCGGCCGGAAGCGATGCGAGCCGCCAATCCCGTGGCCTGCTGCAGGCCACGCAGCGGTCGTCTGCGGGTCGCAACGCTGCTGGAGGATCTCGTGGATGCGCAGTTGCGCAAGGACTTCCGGCCCTCCGGCGATGGGCTGGACCCGCTGCTGACCCTCTGGCAGGACGCCCTCGCGTCGTCCACCGGCGTGGTGGAGGTGAGCGATGAAGAGGCAGAACGGCTTTCCAGCGCCAGCCTGCACTGGAGGGAAGGGATCGCCGGTGATGTCGCCGCGGCCCGCACCTGCCTGGAGCTGAACACGCCCTCGGACGGTGAAGACCTCTGGGAACTGCGCTTCGGCCTGCAGGCGGAAGCCGACCCCAGCCTGAAACTGCCAGCCGCCGCGGCCTGGGCATCAGGAGCCGACACCCTGCAGCTGGGGGAGGTGAAGGTGGATCAGCCCGGTGAGGTGTTGCTGGAAGGACTGGGACGGGCGCTCAGTGTCTTCCCTCCGATCGAACGGGGACTGGACACCGCGACTCCGGAGACGATGCAGCTCACGCCAGCGGAAGCCTTCGTCCTGGTGCGAACGGCAGCGCGCCAGCTGCGGGATGCCGGAGTCGGCGTGGATCTCCCCCCAAGCCTGTCGGGCGGCCTGGCCAGTCGCCTGGGTCTGGCCATCAAGGCGGAACTGCCCGAACGCTCCAGCGGTTTCACCCTGGGTGAATCCCTCGACTGGAGCTGGGATCTGATGATCGGGGGGGTCACCCTGACCCTGCGGGAGCTGGAACGGCTCTCCAACAAGCGAAGTCCGCTCGTGCGGCACAAGGGGGCCTGGATCGAACTTCGGCCCAACGATCTCAGGAACGCCGAACGCTTCTGCGGGGCCTCCACCGACCTGAGCCTGGACGATGCGCTGCGGCTCACGGCGGCGGAAGGCGAACTGATGATGCGTCTGCCGGTGCATCAGTTCGATGCCGGGCCCCGCCTGCAGGCGGTTCTTGAGCAGTACCACCAGCAGAAAGCGCCCGACCCGCTGCCGGCTCCAGAAGGATTCTGCGGTCAGCTCCGTCCATATCAGGAACGGGGGCTGGGCTGGCTGGCGTTTCTGCACCGCTTCGATCAGGGCGCCTGCCTGGCTGATGACATGGGGCTGGGCAAAACGATCCAGCTGCTCGCCTTCCTGCAGCACCTCAAGGCTGAACAGGAGCTGAAGCGTCCGGTGCTGCTGGTGGCACCGACCTCCGTGCTCACCAACTGGAAGCGGGAGGCGGAAGCGTTCACTCCGGAGCTCACGGTGCAGGAGCACTACGGTCCACGCCGGCCCTCCACCCCGGCCACGCTGCACAAGGCCCTGAAGGACGTGGATCTGGTCCTCACCAGCTATGGCCTGCTGCAGCGGGACAGTGAGCTGCTGGACAGTCAGGACTGGCAGGGAGTGGTGATCGATGAAGCCCAGGCGATCAAGAATCCCAGCGCCAAGCAGAGCCAGGCCGCCAGGGATCTGGCGCGCCCCAGCAAGAGCAACCGCTTCCGGATCGCCCTCACCGGCACGCCGGTGGAGAACCGGGTCAGCGAGCTCTGGGCGCTGATGGATTTCCTCAATCCCCGGGTGCTTGGGGAAGAGGACTTCTTCCGCCAGCGCTACCGCATGCCGATCGAGCGGTACGGCGACATGGCCTCACTGCGGGACCTCAAGGCGCGGGTGGGTCCGTTCATCCTGCGCCGGCTCAAAACCGACAAATCGATCATCTCGGATCTGCCGGAGAAGGTGGAGCTGAGCGAGTGGGTGGGCCTGAGCAGGGAGCAGAAATCCCTCTACAGCAAAACGGTGGAGGACACCCTGGATGCCATCGCCCGAGCACCCCGCGGCCAGCGTCACGGGCAGGTGCTGGGGCTGCTGACCAGGCTCAAGCAGATCTGCAACCATCCGGCCCTGGCCCTGAGGGAAGACGCGGTGGACGATGGCTTTCTGGGGCGCTCCGCCAAGCTGCAACGCATGGAGGAAATCCTGGACGAGGTGATCGAAGCCGGCGATCGCGCCCTTCTCTTCACCCAGTTCGCGGAATGGGGACATCTGCTGAGGGCCTGGATGCAGCAACGTTGGAAAGCGGAAGTTCCCTTCCTGCATGGAGGCACTCGCAAAAGCGAACGCCAGGCGATGGTGGATCGTTTCCAGGAGGATCCCCGCGGCCCGCAGCTGTTCCTGCTGTCTCTCAAGGCTGGCGGAGTCGGTCTGAACCTCACCCGAGCCAGCCATGTGTTTCATGTGGACCGCTGGTGGAATCCAGCGGTGGAGAATCAGGCCACGGACCGGGCGTATCGGATCGGCCAGACCAACCGCGTGATGGTGCATAAATTCATCACCAGCGGCTCGGTGGAGGAGAAGATCGATCGGATGATCCGAGAGAAATCACGCCTGGCGGAGGATGTGATCGGATCCGGCGAGGATTGGCTCGGAAGCCTCGCCGGCGATCAACTCCGCGATCTCGTTGCCCTCGACGACACCTGA
- a CDS encoding SWIM zinc finger family protein: MTTTNGITSIGDQGLGQQPWWVEQWMELINGYRFKKRLERAWSYAREGNVTSIRFEGRRVHARVQGTGEDPYKVKLWLDVLSDEDWAYVLEALAQKARWSAQLLAGIMPADIERAFAASGKRLFPFKLQEVRSECNCPDKANPCKHISAVYFLMGDRFSEDPFVLFQLRGRTRTKLLEDLAEQRRKALASLAEQRAGDAAPPEETPPPLLPHPAVLDPALWWRYNRSLDGDLVVITAAMEGDTGLDAAGDLPLAEDPRFPDARSTFLSNLRGHGQASAQRAMLQAMAAGH; encoded by the coding sequence ATGACCACGACCAACGGCATCACATCCATCGGCGATCAAGGGCTCGGCCAGCAGCCCTGGTGGGTGGAACAGTGGATGGAGCTGATCAACGGCTACCGCTTCAAGAAACGGCTGGAGCGGGCCTGGAGCTACGCCCGCGAAGGCAATGTGACCTCGATCCGCTTCGAAGGCCGGCGCGTGCATGCCCGGGTGCAGGGCACGGGAGAGGACCCCTACAAGGTGAAGCTCTGGCTGGACGTGCTGAGCGATGAAGACTGGGCCTACGTGCTCGAAGCACTGGCGCAGAAAGCGCGCTGGTCCGCTCAGCTGCTGGCGGGGATCATGCCGGCGGACATCGAACGTGCCTTCGCCGCCAGCGGCAAGCGCCTGTTCCCGTTCAAGCTTCAGGAGGTGCGCAGCGAATGCAACTGCCCTGACAAGGCCAACCCCTGCAAGCACATCAGCGCCGTTTATTTCCTGATGGGGGATCGCTTCAGCGAAGACCCCTTCGTGCTGTTCCAGCTGCGGGGCCGCACCCGCACCAAGCTTCTGGAGGACCTGGCGGAACAGCGGCGCAAGGCCCTGGCCAGCCTCGCCGAGCAGAGAGCCGGGGACGCCGCCCCCCCCGAGGAGACGCCTCCTCCCCTCCTGCCGCATCCGGCCGTTCTCGATCCCGCTCTCTGGTGGCGCTACAACCGCAGCCTCGATGGTGATCTTGTGGTGATCACCGCAGCGATGGAGGGCGACACGGGCCTCGATGCCGCCGGCGATCTGCCGCTGGCCGAGGACCCCCGCTTCCCAGATGCGCGCAGCACGTTTCTGAGCAACCTTCGCGGCCACGGTCAGGCCAGTGCCCAGCGGGCCATGCTCCAGGCCATGGCAGCGGGCCATTGA
- a CDS encoding MEKHLA domain-containing protein, translating into MNEAPWLTGEKRGLVTLLLSSHQRAFGRPLMACERSRQSMRLACQELFACGFPVLAHGTGSDPLIIYGNAAALQLWGLRWEQLVGMPSRLTAPEEERSERQTALIEAQTKEAIRGYSGTRVSHSGRRFQIRDARIWTLWDEENRRCGQAACFSDWWWS; encoded by the coding sequence ATGAATGAAGCCCCCTGGTTGACCGGGGAGAAGCGTGGACTGGTGACGCTGCTGCTGAGTTCCCATCAGCGGGCCTTCGGTCGCCCGCTCATGGCTTGTGAACGCTCGCGCCAGTCCATGCGACTGGCCTGCCAGGAACTGTTCGCCTGCGGCTTTCCCGTGCTGGCCCATGGCACGGGCAGCGACCCGCTGATCATCTACGGCAATGCCGCAGCTCTGCAGCTCTGGGGCCTGCGATGGGAGCAGCTCGTGGGCATGCCCTCACGCCTGACAGCACCGGAGGAGGAGCGCAGCGAGCGGCAGACGGCCCTCATCGAGGCACAGACCAAGGAAGCGATTCGTGGCTACAGCGGCACCCGCGTCAGCCACAGCGGGCGCCGGTTCCAGATCCGCGATGCCCGCATCTGGACCCTCTGGGACGAAGAGAACCGCCGCTGCGGCCAGGCGGCCTGTTTCAGCGACTGGTGGTGGAGCTGA
- a CDS encoding Hsp20/alpha crystallin family protein, which yields MLTLHQSPFDLFERLEQQMASAERVPNAEVIEADDSYTVRLELPGVERASIDVKATDRTLVVSAERRGARDGEAEKPALLSEFRNGTWSRSFRFPTGLDRDQLQATYRDGILEISAGKAVSHTSVTVKVES from the coding sequence ATGCTGACCCTGCATCAATCCCCTTTCGATCTGTTCGAGCGTCTCGAACAGCAGATGGCCTCCGCCGAACGTGTTCCCAACGCCGAGGTGATCGAAGCCGATGACTCCTACACCGTTCGCCTCGAGCTGCCGGGTGTGGAGCGTGCGTCCATCGACGTCAAAGCCACCGACCGCACCCTGGTGGTGAGCGCCGAGCGCCGTGGCGCACGCGACGGCGAAGCCGAGAAGCCCGCTCTGCTGAGCGAATTCCGCAACGGTACCTGGAGCCGCAGCTTCCGATTCCCCACAGGACTCGACCGCGATCAGCTGCAGGCCACCTACCGCGACGGCATTCTGGAAATCAGCGCCGGCAAAGCCGTCAGCCACACCAGTGTCACGGTGAAGGTCGAAAGCTGA
- a CDS encoding NRAMP family divalent metal transporter, which translates to MAPTTAGVSSLRKSIGPGVLFAAACIGGSHLMSSTTAGARFGFALVGLIVITNLVKYPFLRVGSRFTAATGLSLLEGFQRRHPAYLPLYLLVTLATGTMTIAAVSFVAGLLLTNVPPLAGQDPYGLSIVVLVVSALVLVLGHYRALDRLSKLLVVLLTLLTGVAAISLLFRGSVGDVAGSWVSTDPSPWTLANLGFLIPLMGWMPGPVEMCVWPSLWMFSRARDTEHTASPQEADLDFNLGYGVSLITAFFFVTLGAYTMYGSGDGMLSGSTLSFAQKLIRLYTEAMGGWAAWVIIPAAFAAMFSTTITCLDAYPRSIAAIQGLWSGHDSGDASPGPQRRRFSLWVVLHLLVAVAALVWARSGGLSVKDFVFGAMTGSFLTAPLFAWMAMDTINSSLVPPAYRYSPLMRGLSWFGLAFLTGFSLLFIARYFVGLGAS; encoded by the coding sequence ATGGCACCGACGACTGCGGGTGTGAGTTCGCTGCGCAAGAGCATCGGCCCTGGGGTTCTGTTCGCCGCGGCCTGCATCGGTGGATCGCATCTGATGTCCTCCACCACTGCGGGTGCCCGTTTCGGGTTTGCCCTGGTGGGCCTGATCGTGATCACCAACCTCGTGAAGTACCCCTTCCTGAGGGTCGGCAGCCGTTTCACCGCAGCGACGGGTCTCTCGCTGCTGGAGGGTTTCCAACGGCGCCATCCGGCCTATCTGCCGCTCTACCTGCTGGTGACCCTGGCCACGGGCACGATGACGATCGCGGCGGTGAGTTTCGTGGCCGGTCTGCTGCTCACCAACGTGCCACCGCTCGCTGGGCAGGACCCCTATGGGCTCTCCATTGTGGTGCTGGTGGTGAGCGCTCTTGTGCTCGTTCTCGGTCACTACCGCGCCCTTGATCGTCTCTCGAAGCTGCTGGTGGTGCTGCTCACCCTGCTCACCGGCGTGGCAGCGATTTCGCTGCTGTTCCGGGGTTCCGTCGGAGACGTGGCCGGCAGCTGGGTGTCCACGGATCCCAGTCCCTGGACGCTGGCCAACCTCGGTTTTCTGATCCCCCTGATGGGCTGGATGCCGGGACCGGTGGAGATGTGCGTCTGGCCTTCGCTCTGGATGTTTTCCCGCGCTCGCGACACAGAGCACACGGCTTCGCCCCAGGAGGCGGATCTCGATTTCAATCTGGGCTACGGCGTTTCCCTGATCACGGCGTTCTTCTTCGTGACACTCGGGGCTTACACGATGTACGGCAGTGGCGACGGGATGCTCAGCGGTTCAACGCTGTCCTTCGCGCAGAAACTGATCCGGCTGTACACCGAAGCCATGGGAGGCTGGGCGGCCTGGGTGATCATTCCGGCGGCCTTCGCGGCCATGTTCAGCACCACGATCACCTGTCTCGACGCCTATCCCCGCAGCATCGCCGCCATCCAGGGACTCTGGAGTGGGCATGACAGCGGTGATGCCAGCCCGGGTCCCCAGCGGCGGCGTTTCAGTCTCTGGGTGGTCCTTCATCTGCTGGTGGCCGTGGCGGCGCTGGTCTGGGCCCGCAGCGGCGGGCTCAGCGTGAAGGATTTCGTGTTCGGCGCGATGACGGGCAGTTTCCTCACGGCGCCGTTGTTCGCCTGGATGGCGATGGACACCATCAACAGCTCTCTGGTGCCGCCGGCTTACCGCTACAGCCCTCTGATGCGCGGACTCAGCTGGTTCGGCCTGGCGTTTCTCACAGGCTTCAGCCTGCTGTTCATCGCCCGCTATTTCGTTGGCCTCGGAGCCTCCTAA
- a CDS encoding diflavin flavoprotein, with amino-acid sequence MVVAPPVAPRLGLQCEAIAADTTTIRSLDWDRSRFDIEFGLRNGTTYNAFLVRGERTALIDTSHAKFRDTWIPLLKQQIDPTTIDVLIVSHTEPDHSGLIGDLIDLNPEIEIVGSKVALQFLQDQVHRPFQSRAVKSGEELDLGTNPDSGVQHRFEFLSAPNLHWPDTIFSFDHGTGILYTCDAFGLHYCSDDVFDQDPGAIAPDFRFYYDCLMGPNARSVLQALKRMDSLPEIKTIAVGHGPLLHHHLSHWVGDYRDWSSQRSKGESYAAVCYLSQYGFSDRISQAIAHGVGKADAQVQLVDLRATDPQELTALIGDAKAVVVPTWPAEPDADLQTSIGTLLAALHPKQLVAVFDAFGGNDEPIDAVADQLRSQGQKQAFAPLRIRQLPQGSDYQRCEEAGTDLGQLLTKDKAIAAMKSLDGELDRALGRISGGLYVVTASQGEGDERRRSAMVASWVSQASFTPPGLTVAVAKDRAIEALMQVGDRFVLNVLRQDNHQQLLRHFLKRFPPGADRFAGVNVLDGVADGGPVLGDALAYLGCRVEQRMEGPDHWVIYAVVEQGNVADADASTAVHHRKVGNHY; translated from the coding sequence ATGGTCGTCGCCCCTCCCGTTGCACCCCGTCTGGGCCTCCAGTGCGAAGCCATCGCGGCGGACACCACCACAATCCGCTCCCTCGACTGGGACCGCAGCCGCTTCGACATCGAGTTCGGCCTGCGCAACGGCACCACCTACAACGCCTTTCTGGTCAGGGGCGAGCGAACGGCCCTGATCGACACCAGCCACGCCAAATTCCGCGACACCTGGATACCACTCCTGAAGCAGCAGATCGATCCCACGACGATCGACGTGCTGATCGTCAGCCACACGGAACCCGACCACTCCGGCCTGATCGGCGACCTGATCGACCTCAACCCAGAGATCGAGATCGTGGGATCGAAGGTGGCGCTCCAGTTCCTGCAGGACCAGGTGCACCGGCCCTTCCAGTCCCGTGCCGTGAAATCCGGGGAAGAACTGGATCTCGGCACCAATCCCGACAGCGGTGTTCAGCACCGCTTCGAATTCCTCAGTGCACCCAACCTGCACTGGCCGGACACGATTTTTTCCTTCGACCACGGCACTGGCATCCTCTACACCTGTGACGCCTTCGGGCTGCACTACTGCTCGGACGATGTCTTCGATCAGGATCCCGGCGCGATTGCACCGGATTTCCGCTTCTATTACGACTGCCTGATGGGGCCCAATGCCCGCAGCGTGCTGCAGGCCCTCAAACGCATGGACAGCCTGCCGGAGATCAAGACCATCGCCGTCGGTCATGGACCTCTCCTGCACCACCATCTCAGTCACTGGGTGGGCGACTACCGCGATTGGAGCAGCCAGCGCAGCAAGGGCGAGAGTTACGCCGCGGTTTGCTACCTGAGCCAGTACGGATTCTCAGATCGGATCAGCCAGGCAATCGCCCATGGGGTCGGCAAGGCCGACGCCCAGGTGCAGCTGGTCGACCTTCGCGCCACGGACCCTCAGGAACTGACCGCCCTGATCGGGGATGCCAAGGCAGTGGTGGTTCCCACCTGGCCGGCAGAACCTGACGCCGACCTGCAGACATCGATCGGCACACTACTGGCAGCGCTTCATCCCAAGCAGCTCGTCGCAGTCTTCGACGCGTTCGGTGGCAACGATGAACCCATCGATGCCGTGGCCGATCAGCTGCGCAGTCAGGGACAGAAGCAAGCCTTTGCGCCGCTGCGCATCCGCCAGCTTCCACAGGGAAGCGATTACCAGCGCTGCGAAGAAGCCGGGACCGACCTTGGCCAGCTTCTGACCAAGGACAAGGCCATTGCCGCGATGAAGAGCCTGGATGGCGAGCTGGACAGAGCCCTGGGTCGGATCAGTGGTGGGCTGTACGTGGTGACCGCCAGCCAGGGTGAAGGGGATGAGCGGCGTCGCAGTGCCATGGTGGCGAGCTGGGTGAGTCAGGCCAGCTTCACGCCTCCCGGGCTCACCGTGGCTGTGGCCAAGGACCGGGCGATCGAGGCCTTGATGCAGGTTGGCGATCGCTTCGTGCTCAACGTGCTGCGACAGGACAACCACCAGCAACTGCTCAGACATTTCCTGAAGCGTTTCCCGCCCGGTGCCGATCGATTCGCCGGTGTGAACGTGCTCGACGGTGTCGCGGATGGGGGCCCGGTTCTTGGAGACGCCCTGGCCTATCTCGGCTGCCGGGTGGAGCAGCGCATGGAAGGCCCCGACCATTGGGTGATCTATGCGGTGGTGGAACAGGGCAATGTGGCGGATGCCGATGCCAGCACTGCTGTGCATCACCGCAAAGTGGGTAATCACTACTGA